The following are from one region of the Aspergillus chevalieri M1 DNA, chromosome 1, nearly complete sequence genome:
- a CDS encoding uncharacterized protein (COG:S;~EggNog:ENOG410PJJ3;~InterPro:IPR009836;~PFAM:PF07173) produces MKRASISIPPFPNHRQFGDNHQETITVKECVSHLKLLAAIAKLRHDISTSDRLFGINDSEACEFSGEKRNLARARIREKRWAVYVSKAVDRFMAWWESCVPVSEGTAEISWTVDTLPPLDVLMVWHSYMLHPRSLLADCMRLSKMGFWTSGLPWEAVESCIEEKTYRYYLGDKAIRHFEAKTGHSWDNLEGPPSKILTCLRCKGKLDAPWTTATSIGCDPDVAFAHCTGFADKSFRVQCPACKFSITHANLQVSYFRHDMKALLKDGTPMPGTLLSLRGTPAEKSNRDSSFPNRLITNGIKVELLQLTDPAGRGDNSIESIRNLLERSLKNRRLLRQVNETVLPTDLSSAEGISIRRMMSSYWDNASPFSLDLVGAVIRQGAFIEQMEQLNWIQSPSLLSILANLIEKYGVFWDIMVKNPDHVVVPTLDVDLAWHTHQLSPARYYAFSTNRIKNTLVNHDDKVDENKISDAFEWTSKQYEKLTGGKIYSECTCWYCEAVRESQFQSLSSLTSISSSLAARANASSLGTDVQGDTKPHISSHNSVHTLGQASPRASEIKADKLKKNWENARKRNQKTSRRLSREPASQEVEIPSQVRIWGVLCDAPQYGSYMRDPGVHGDIYPFDPLYMNVAPGAPGNCVAGIGRESVGRGGCVSAATRDEAPGKYRGGRPGFCQGLGGMDSGGGGMF; encoded by the exons ATGAAGCGAGCAAGCATATCTATTCCCCCATTCCCCAATCACCGTCAATTTGGAGACAACCACCAAGAAACCATAACAGTCAAAGAGTGCGTGTCCCATCTGAAACTCCTCGCAGCAATTGCCAAACTGCGACACGACATCAGCACCAGCGACAGACTTTTCGGGATCAATGACAGCGAGGCTTGTGAATTTtcaggagaaaagagaaatcTCGCCAGGGCCAGGATCAGGGAGAAGAGGTGGGCAGTTTATGTGTCTAAAGCGGTGGATAGATTTATGGCCTGGTGGGAGAGTTGCGTGCCTGTTAGTGAAGGGACGGCGGAGATTTCTTGGACGGTTGATACATTACCACCACTTG ATGTACTCATGGTATGGCATTCGTACATGCTCCACCCCCGATCCCTTCTCGCGGACTGCATGCGGTTATCCAAAATGGGATTCTGGACTTCAGGACTACCCTGGGAAGCTGTAGAATCATGCATCGAAGAGAAAACATACCGCTACTACCTAGGAGACAAGGCAATCCGGCACTTCGAGGCCAAAACGGGCCATTCATGGGATAACCTCGAAGGCCCTCCTTCAAAGATACTAACGTGTCTACGGTGCAAAGGAAAGCTTGATGCGCCATGGACAACCGCGACGAGTATTGGTTGCGATCCTGATGTCGCCTTTGCCCATTGTACTGGATTCGCAGACAAGTCGTTCCGGGTTCAATGTCCGGCGTGCAAGTTTAGTATCACGCATGCCAACCTTCAAGTATCTTATTTCCGGCACGATATGAAAGCTTTGTTAAAAGATGGGACTCCCATGCCAGGCACGCTGCTCAGCTTGCGTGGTACTCCTGCAGAAAAGAGTAACCGGGATAGTTCGTTCCCCAATCGGCTTATTACGAATGGAATCAAAGTTGAGCTGCTGCAATTAACAGACCCCGCGGGGAGAGGGGACAACAGCATTGAAAGTATCCGCAATCTATTAGAACGGTCGTTGAAAAACCGCCGCTTGCTGCGCCAGGTGAACGAGACGGTTCTACCCACAGACCTTAGTAGCGCTGAGGGTATTTCTATCCGCCGGATGATGTCGAGTTACTGGGATAACGCATCACCGTTTTCGTTGGACTTAGTTGGGGCGGTTATCAGACAAGGAGCGTTCATCGAACAGATGGAGCAGCTCAACTGGATCCAGTCTCCAAGTCTTTTATCGATCTTAGCAAACCTTATCGAGAAATACGGCGTATTTTGGGACATCATGGTCAAAAACCCAGACCATGTTGTCGTCCCAACATTGGATGTTGATCTCGCCTGGCATACTCATCAGCTATCACCAGCTCGCTACTACGCATTCTCGACGAATCGAATCAAGAACACCTTGGTCAACCACGATGACAAGGTCGACGAGAACAAAATATCTGATGCCTTTGAATGGACGTCGAAGCAATATGAAAAGTTGACTGGCGGAAAGATCTACAGCGAATGTACCTGTTGGTACTGTGAAGCCGTCCGAGAATCCCAATTTCAAAGCTTGTCGTCTCTCACGTCGATATCATCTTCCTTGGCGGCACGGGCAAATGCTTCGAGCCTTGGTACTGATGTTCAAGGTGACACGAAACCTCATATTTCCTCCCACAATTCAGTCCACACTTTAGGCCAAGCCTCACCCCGTGCCTCAGAGATAAAAGCAGACAAGCTAAAAAAGAACTGGGAGAATGCAAGAAAACGGAACCAAAAAACATCTCGCAGGCTGAGCAGAGAGCCGGCAAGTCAAGAGGTTGAAATCCCATCCCAGGTCCGCATTTGGGGTGTCCTCTGCGATGCACCACAATATGGCTCCTACATGCGCGACCCGGGGGTTCATGGGGACATCTACCCGTTTGATCCCTTATACATGAATGTAGCACCAGGTGCGCCGGGGAACTGCGTTGCGGGGATAGGCCGAGAGAGCGTTGGGCGAGGTGGATGCGTGTCTGCGGCGACGAGGGATGAAGCGCCTGGGAAGTATCGCGGTGGCCGACCAGGCTTTTGTCAAGGCTTGGGCGGTATGGATTCAGGTGGAGGGGGGATGTTCTGA
- a CDS encoding putative lipoxygenase (COG:S;~EggNog:ENOG410PJ6B;~InterPro:IPR020833,IPR013819,IPR036226,IPR000907;~go_function: GO:0016702 - oxidoreductase activity, acting on single donors with incorporation of molecular oxygen, incorporation of two atoms of oxygen [Evidence IEA];~go_function: GO:0046872 - metal ion binding [Evidence IEA];~go_process: GO:0055114 - oxidation-reduction process [Evidence IEA]) — MAESITPLNPGVVLGHPNVERNWPREASKLAVNSFDTGVFINELANIELLPGKLESLSDDEKKAFAQNPENLNWKASEQGPAPIKEGTYRGTQLALVKIYDLIEQRFSSFMDTANFEPLVPSPLTREQKLKFFAFTDSSDKYPPHLNLAGNAEAAEMEEDENHKSTLSPTKIFSLMRLLQLSSLLPGVVPDIIGGIGRGAAWVIFGSMDTPDKGEKLADVEKFNRDARGRYRFQRKDIFDLPNVGDLKDWYSDARFAQQHFTGTNPTTIERASDDWLQHFIQAAKAPEDAVAKKTIADLSRNCRESLYMQDYSYFREAAGMDPTAVIKCEFDEKDDKGKTTKSYRYGCASVCLFYLNEKGQLYPLAIIIDWRGSAERSVTIYNRELIKRTDLQSGSDKHDPKQKITDEADDWAWRYAKTCVQCSDWLRHEVTVHLANTHLVEEAVIVASNRQLDPDHPVMKLLYPHWQKTLALNAAARTTLVPHIIIKLIGFPEEEAFAFIRHAYKNFDFKKRYVPTDLNERGFPPEQLDDPKFHNYAYARCIHSMWYKIRNFVHYMLGLDYSGPDADNQVLHDERIQAWSAEMRSPKGADLPSFPTISTFEELVDCVTMCIHIASPQHTAVNYLQNYYQSFVVNKPPCLYAEPPASLQDLLGYTEQQLVKALPMNHTREWLLSSHIPYLLSFKPGDKESLIDYAASKYHVYANKTSRKDLCVAYAAGQFYEALVDSAKEFKDFGQATDDWGTIPYEVLNPEWNAVSILI; from the exons atggCTGAAAGCATTACCCCCCTGAATCCTGGCGTCGTGCTTGGCCATCCCAATGTGGAGAGGAACTGGCCTAGGGAAGCTTCGAAACTTGCTGTCAACAGCTTTGACACCGGCGTATTTATTAATGAATTGGCGAATATTGAACTGTTGCCGGGGAAGCTCGAATCCCTCAGTGACGACGAGAAAAAAGCCTTCGCGCAAAACCCCGAGAATCTGAATTGGAAAGCCTCTGAACAAGGGCCTGCTCCAATTAAGGAAGGCACATATCGGGGGACTCAGCTGGCGCTAGTCAAGATCTATGATCTTATAGAACAGCG TTTTTCATCCTTCATGGATACAGCCAACTTTGAACCTTTAGTTCCATCGCCTCTGACCCGAGAGCAGAAGCTCAAGTTTTTCGCCTTCACAGACAGCTCAGACAAATACCCACCGCATCTGAACCTTGCTGGCAATGCGGAAGCAGCAGAGATGGAGGAAGACGAGAACCACAAATCAACTCTTAGTCCAACAAAGATTTTTTCTTTGATGCgcctgcttcagttaagctCTCTCTTACCCGGCGTTGTACCAGACATCATAGGAGGTATTGGCCGGGGAGCCGCATGGGTTATATTTGGCTCTATGGACACACCCGATAAAGGGGAAAAACTCGCAGATGTAGAAAAGTTCAACAGGGATGCTCGCGGACGCTATAGGTTTCAGCGTAAAGATATATTCGATCTTCCCAACGTGGGCGATTTGAAAGATTGGTACAGCGATGCCCGGTTTGCCCAGCAGCATTTTACAGGGACCAATCCTACAACGATTGAACGGGCTTCAGATGATTGGCTTCAGCATTTTATCCAAGCCGCAAAAGCACCAGAGGATGCAGTGGCTAAGAAGACCATCGCCGATCTCAGTCGCAACTGTCGAGAGTCCTTGTACATGCAGGACTATAGCTACTTTCGCGAGGCTGCTGGGATGGACCCGACTGCTGTCATTAAATGTGAGTTCGATGAAAAAGATGACAAGGGCAAGACCACAAAAAGCTATCGGTACGGTTGCGCATCGGTGTGTCTTTTCTATCTCAATGAGAAAGGCCAGCTTTACCCGCTAGCTATTATCATCGACTGGCGAGGCAGTGCTGAGAGATCCGTGACGATCTACAACCGGGAATTGATCAAGCGGACGGACCTTCAGTCAGGAAGCGACAAGCATGACCCAAAACAGAAGATCACCGATGAGGCTGATGACTGGGCTTGGAGATACG CCAAGACTTGTGTACAATGTAGTGACTGGCTTCGGCATGAAGTCACTGTGCACCTTGCTAATACTCATTTGGTTGAAGAGGCCGTTATCGTCGCCTCTAACCGACAACTCGATCCGGATCACCCTGTGATGAAGCTGCTCTATCCGCACTGGCAGAAGACCTTGGCACTCAATGCGGCTGCCCGAACCACTCTCGTTCCCCATATCATTATCAAATTAATCGGGTTtccggaagaagaagccttCGCGTTTATACGGCACGCGTACAAGAACTTTGACTTCAAGAAACGCTACGTGCCAACAGATCTCAACGAACGTGGATTCCCTCCAGAGCAACTTGACGACCCGAAGTTTCACAACTACGCCTACGCCAGGTGCATCCACAGCATGTGGTATAAGATCAGGAACTTCGTGCATTATATGCTTGGGCTAGACTACTCAGGGCCTGATGCCGACAACCAAGTCCTGCACGACGAACGCATTCAGGCCTGGTCTGCAGAGATGCGGAGTCCCAAAGGTGCCGATTTGCCGTCCTTCCCGACCATCAGCACATTTGAGGAGCTGGTTGACTGTGTGACCATGTGTATTCACATCGCATCGCCACAGCATACGGCTGTCAATTATCTACAGAATTACTACCAGTCATTTGTGGTCAACAAACCCCCCTGTCTTTACGCTGAGCCTCCAGCCTCTCTGCAGGACCTGCTCGGCTATACCGAGCAACAGCTTGTCAAGGCGCTGCCTATGAACCACACTCGGGAATGGCTTCTTTCTTCGCATATCCCATACCTACTCAGCTTCAAACCGGGTGATAAAGAAAGCCTGATTGACTACGCTGCTTCAAAATATCATGTGTATGCCAACAAAACCTCACGGAAGGACCTATGCGTCGCATACGCAGCGGGACAGTTCTACGAGGCGCTCGTTGATAGCGCCAAGGAATTTAAGGATTTCGGACAAGCGACGGATGATTGGGGAACTATCCCGTACGAGGTGCTGAATCCCGAGTGGAATGCAGTGTCAATTTTGATTTAG
- a CDS encoding uncharacterized protein (COG:S;~EggNog:ENOG410PQVY;~InterPro:IPR004875,IPR006600;~PFAM:PF03184,PF03221;~go_function: GO:0003676 - nucleic acid binding [Evidence IEA]) has translation MTRLDGTVSRQHTIANCRKLSNTEEESLKNWILDMDKRGLPLQVSNVRHLAQLLLSARSKPSKDISISEKWVSRFIQRHPELKFKYTRQYDYQRVKCEDPELIKGWFNRVQETILRYGIAEQDIYNMDETGFQMGVASTAKVICGSETRDSHAKSIQPGNREWITIIIAINASGHALPPQIIMAGKKYQSQWYSAIPKEYRISLSDDGWTNDILGFEWLQEMFEKHTASQTAGRYRLLILDGHSSHATASFDQFCTERRIIPLYMPPHSSHLLQPLDISCFAPFKHYYGQKVREMAENDIHAIDKQDFISIYSSIHGRAFSKGNILSAFAAAGLIPFKPERVLAKLNIKTPTPPSSSSSNQSFYL, from the coding sequence ATGACTCGCCTCGATGGGACTGTCTCTCGCCAACATACAATTGCAAATTGTCGCAAGCTATCAAATACTGAAGAAGAATCCCTTAAAAACTGGATTCTAGACATGGATAAACGTGGTCTACCGCTTCAAGTATCAAATGTACGCCATCTTGCTCAGCTTTTATTATCCGCGCGGTCTAAGCCATCAAAAGACATCTCCATCAGCGAGAAATGGGTCTCCCGATttattcaacgccatcctgAGCTCAAATTCAAATATACCCGccaatatgactatcagcgtgtcaaatgtgaagatccggAGCTTATAAAAGGCTGGTTTAATCGTGTTCAAGAGACTATCCTGAGATACGGCATTGCAGAGCAGGATATatacaatatggatgaaactggctttcaaatgggtgtggcatcaactgcaaaggttatttgtggatcagagacaagagatagccatgccaaatctatccagcctgGAAATCGCGAGTGGATTACCATaataattgccataaatgcctctggacatgctctacctccgcaaatcattatggctgggaaaaagtatcaatctcagtggtattcagctattccaaaggaatatagaatcagcttgagCGATGATGGCTGGACTAATGATATTCTgggatttgaatggcttcaggagatgtttgagaagcatactgcttctcagacagctggcagatatcgtcttttaattcttgacggccataGCAGTCATGCCACTGCTAGTTTTGATCAATTCTGCACTGAGAGAAGGATTATTCCAttatatatgcctcctcattcatctcatctacttCAACCGCTTGATATAAGCTGTTTTGCGCCATTCAAGCATTATTACGGCCAGAAAGTCAGAGAGATGGCAGAAAACGACATccatgccattgataaaCAAGACTTCATATCTATCTACTCCAGCATCCATGGCCGTGCATTCTCTAAGGGCAATATATTGAgtgcatttgcagctgctggtcttATTCCTTTTAAACCAGAGAGGGTGCTTGCAAAACTCAACAtcaagacaccgacaccaccttcttcctcatccagcaaccaatccttTTATTTATGA
- the mfsA gene encoding glucose-inactivated glycerol proton symporter STL1 (COG:G;~EggNog:ENOG410PFEN;~InterPro:IPR005829,IPR005828,IPR003663,IPR036259, IPR020846;~PFAM:PF00083,PF07690;~TransMembrane:12 (i12-30o67-87i99-122o128-148i160-180o192-213i282-305o317-341i348-369o381-401i413-436o442-463i);~go_component: GO:0016020 - membrane [Evidence IEA];~go_component: GO:0016021 - integral component of membrane [Evidence IEA];~go_function: GO:0022857 - transmembrane transporter activity [Evidence IEA];~go_process: GO:0055085 - transmembrane transport [Evidence IEA]): protein MWTTTSGLKGRTLRLSITITAVMGFSLFGYNQGMMAGLLNGKEFVNSFPTLKMPDNASDSEEHYLNVIRGAVTSCYEIGCFFGALFSMFFGEKLGRTRLIFSGASVLTIGALLTTVCFTGKWELGQFVIGRVVSGIGNGMNTATIPVWQSECSSAHNRGFLVCFEGAMIAGGTFIAYWVVFGLSHAEDTVQWRFPVALQIFFALIVASGALMFPDSPSWFVKRGHDREACEVLAKLKGSTPDSDDVLTDFNFLKTDMESSKNATSSWKTVFTFGKTQEFQRLLIGCSGQFFQQFTGCNAAIYYSTLLFEENLNMDSYLSLIMGGVFATVYALATIPSFFMIEKVGRRKLYLIGFLGQGLSFVITFACLIKPNEENAKGAAVGIFLFITFFAFTLLPLPWIYPPEINPLRTRTVGAAASTCTNWICNFAVVMFTPLFSNESGWGVYLFFALFNFIGFALAYFFYVETAGRELEEIDIVYARAHIEGKMPFRVANDMPKLSFEEIVQQARELGLDTNDHGAPEKNELGLSSDNGQEVEEVQEKR from the coding sequence ATGTGGACGACCACCTCCGGTTTGAAAGGGCGGACGCTCCGGCTGAGCATCACCATCACCGCCGTCATGGGTTTCTCGCTCTTCGGCTACAATCAGGGCATGATGGCGGGCCTCCTCAATGGCAAAGAGTTTGTAAACTCCTTCCCAACCCTCAAAATGCCCGACAATGCGAGTGATTCCGAGGAGCACTATCTCAACGTCATCCGTGGTGCTGTCACATCCTGCTATGAGATTGGCTGTTTCTTCGGCGCGCTGTTCTCAATGTTCTTCGGCGAGAAACTCGGCCGCACTCGCCTGATCTTCTCTGGTGCCAGTGTCCTGACCATTGGTGCCTTGCTTACAACGGTCTGCTTTACTGGTAAGTGGGAACTCGGTCAGTTCGTCATCGGCCGTGTTGTATCGGGCATTGGAAACGGCATGAACACGGCCACAATCCCGGTCTGGCAGTCGGAGTGCTCCAGCGCTCACAATCGTGGCTTCCTGGTCTGTTTTGAGGGTGCGATGATCGCCGGTGGCACCTTCATTGCCTACTGGGTGGTCTTTGGTCTCTCCCACGCCGAGGATACCGTCCAGTGGCGATTCCCCGTGGCGCTCCAGATTTTCTTCGCTCTGATCGTGGCCAGTGGTGCCCTTATGTTCCCGGATTCTCCGTCGTGGTTTGTAAAGAGAGGACATGACAGGGAGGCCTGCGAAGTTCTCGCTAAGCTCAAGGGCTCCACTCCTGACTCCGATGACGTCCTTACCGACTTCAATTTCCTGAAGACGGACATGGAATCGTCGAAGAACGCGACATCAAGCTGGAAGACGGTATTCACATTCGGCAAGACTCAGGAATTCCAGCGTCTTCTTATTGGTTGCTCCGGTCAGTTCTTCCAGCAGTTCACCGGCTGTAACGCCGCCATCTACTACTCAACGCTGCTTTTCGAGGAAAACCTGAACATGGATTCATACTTGTCTCTGATCATGGGTGGTGTCTTCGCTACCGTTTACGCCCTTGCCACCATCCCGTCCTTCTTTATGATTGAAAAGGTCGGCCGTCGCAAACTGTACTTGATCGGTTTCCTGGGCCAGGGACTCAGCTTTGTCATCACATTCGCTTGCTTGATCAAACCCAACGAGGAGAACGCCAAGGGCGCTGCCGTTggtatcttcctcttcatcacttTCTTCGCCTTCACCCTCTTGCCGCTGCCTTGGATTTACCCACCGGAGATCAATCCTCTCCGTACCCGTACAGTGGGCGCCGCGGCGTCGACATGCACCAACTGGATCTGCAACTTTGCCGTTGTTATGTTCACGCCGCTTTTCTCTAACGAAAGCGGATGGGGCGTTTATCTCTTCTTCGCACTGTTTAACTTTATCGGTTTTGCACTCGCCTATTTCTTCTATGTCGAGACGGCCGGCCGTGAGCTTGAGGAGATCGACATCGTCTACGCCAGGGCCCATATTGAAGGCAAGATGCCGTTCAGAGTCGCCAACGACATGCCCAAGCTCAGCTTCGAAGAGATCGTCCAACAGGCTCGCGAACTGGGCTTGGATACCAATGATCATGGCGCGCCTGAGAAGAACGAGCTCGGTCTCAGCAGTGACAATGGTcaggaggtcgaggaggttCAGGAAAAGCGTTAA
- a CDS encoding uncharacterized protein (COG:I;~EggNog:ENOG410PPFT), whose product MNVSSTRRTDCFLSNGTGIVAIHNLLWLKDRAPCPLALAGVATNLEITHILFRTLLTAFAPTNGQQKYWRFNIEGTIEEKYDYKGVGELDDVKAVKELVKRAARLIPSNEDDLPLETSLVIPDSYDEPDESDNM is encoded by the coding sequence ATGAACGTCTCGTCCACACGTAGAACCGACTGCTTCCTCAGTAATGGCACTGGTATCGTAGCTATCCACAATCTACTCTGGTTGAAAGATAGGGCGCCATGTCCTCTTGCTTTGGCAGGCGTTGCCACCAACCTCGAAATCACCCACATTCTCTTCCGCACTCTTCTCACCGCGTTTGCCCCGACCAACGGACAGCAAAAATACTGGCGTTTCAATATTGAGGGAACGATTGAGGAAAAATATGATTACAAGGGCGTGGGAGAATTGGACGATGTCAAGGCTGTCAAAGAATTAGTGAAAAGGGCTGCGCGACTAATACCATCAAACGAGGATGACCTCCCTCTGGAGACATCATTGGTCATTCCCGACTCGTATGACGAACCTGATGAATCAGATAACATGTGA
- a CDS encoding tyrosine-protein phosphatase (COG:T;~EggNog:ENOG410PFQ3;~InterPro:IPR000387,IPR029021,IPR026893,IPR016130;~PFAM:PF13350;~go_function: GO:0004721 - phosphoprotein phosphatase activity [Evidence IEA];~go_function: GO:0004725 - protein tyrosine phosphatase activity [Evidence IEA];~go_function: GO:0016791 - phosphatase activity [Evidence IEA];~go_process: GO:0016311 - dephosphorylation [Evidence IEA]) — translation MIAGLSNFRDVGGLPTRAGTVRRNRLFRSAQPGQITPGGTESLRQLGITTMFDLRSTVEISNYDFMRVKDIDGIQRVSVPIFTNSDTSQQILKRRNYALGQPGFKQEYRGILKNGGSAFTQILKHIRDRPSDACLIHCSLGRDRTGVLIALLLALVGVDDETILVDYERSEEGLAGWRPKLEKILVADDPWLGDNPDALNNMLSARGSNLRGTLEWMRTEYGGPEGYIKEVCGLTEGDLQLIKAHLVDGP, via the exons ATGATTGCTGGTCTTTCCAATTTTCGCGATGTCGGTGGCCTTcccacacgagccggcaccgTCCGACGGAACAGACTCTTCCGCAGTGCTCAGCCAGGACAGATCACCCCTGGAGGTACAGAGAGCCTCCGCCAGTTAGGCATCACCACGATGTTCGACCTGCGTTCCACGGTCGAGATATCCAACTATGACTTCATGCGAGTCAAAGATATTGATGGAATCCAAAGAGTTTCTGTCCCTATCTTCACCAACTCAGACACATCGCAACAAATATTAAAACGCAGGAATTACGCTTTAGGGCAGCCA GGCTTCAAACAAGAATACCGAGGAATTCTGAAAAATGGTGGTTCTGCATTCACTCAAATCTTAAAGCACATTCGTGATCGTCCTTCCGACGCATGTCTCATTCACTGCTCGCTTGGTAGGGATCGAACTGGAGTCTTGATAGCACTTCTTCTTGCGCTGGTAGGCGTGGATGATGAGACAATCCTCGTTGATTATGAACGGTCCGAGGAAGGATTGGCAGGCTGGAGGCCAAAGCTAGAGAAGATCTTAGTTGCGGACGATCCTTGGTTGGGGGACAATCCAGATGCCTTGAATAATATGCTCAGTGCGAG GGGGTCAAACCTTCGTGGGACGCTGGAGTGGATGCGTACAGAATATGGAGGACCAGAGGGGTACATTAAAGAGGTGTGCGGCCTTACCGAGGGCGATTTGCAGTTAATAAAAGCTCATCTGGTTGATGGCCCGTGA
- the ERG20_1 gene encoding FPP/GGPP synthase family protein (COG:H;~EggNog:ENOG410PFX3;~InterPro:IPR039702,IPR008949,IPR000092;~PFAM:PF00348;~go_function: GO:0016765 - transferase activity, transferring alkyl or aryl (other than methyl) groups [Evidence IEA];~go_process: GO:0008299 - isoprenoid biosynthetic process [Evidence IEA]), whose protein sequence is MAYLDRVRFESVYPILVQDMLEHAKGYNTPNEGIEWLRKNLEYNVLGGKCLRGMAVINTYAHVLGREPTKDEYEQAAKLGWLIELLQASLLVADDIEDGDEYRRDRPSWHMVPDVGMIAINDACLLKCTLYVLLRQYFGHLPYYANLVELFHETTVQTELGQMLDLISARRDKVDLSKFTVAKCERIAESKTAFYTVYAPILLGLYLGGAATPETIEQTRKIAIPLGRDYQYHDDYLDCFGTLHCFGKEIGRDIKDGKCTWPITQALVRASPAQWAILQDNYGRDNPIKVKKVLNVLTDLQIPRIYQEYAKTAHATVQEEITQIGSMGLNRGIFDDLVAVMYERQR, encoded by the exons ATGGCCTACTTGGACAGAGTTCGATTTGAATCCGTCTACCCTATACTGGTCCAGGACATGCTGGAACATGCCAAAGGATACAACACCCCAAACGAAGGAATCGAATGGCTACGAAAG AATTTGGAATACAATGTCCTTGGCGGAAAATGTCTCCGTGGCATGGCTGTCATAAACACTTACGCTCACGTTCTAGGCCGTGAACCCACCAAAGATGAGTACGAGCAGGCCGCCAAGCTGGGCTGGCTGATCGAACTGCTTCAAGCATCCCTCCTGGTCGCCGACGATATCGAGGATGGCGACGAGTACCGTCGTGACCGGCCTTCGTGGCATATGGTGCCGGACGTGGGCATGATTGCTATCAATGATGCCTGTCTTCTTAAGTGCACGTTGTACGTCCTGCTGCGCCAATACTTTGGTCACCTACCTTACTACGCCAACCTGGTCGAACTCTTCCACGAGACCACCGTTCAAACGGAACTAGGTCAGATGCTGGATCTCATCAGCGCCCGGCGCGACAAGGTGGATCTGAGCAAGTTTACAGTGGCCAAATGTGAGCGTATCGCCGAGAGCAAGACTGCCTTTTACACTGTCTATGCGCCCATCCTTCTGGGTCTGTATTTGGGAGGGGCTGCCACGCCCGAGACGATCGAGCAAACCCGCAAGATCGCTATCCCCCTGGGCCGCGACTACCAGTACCACGACGATTATCTTGACTGCTTTGGAACGCTGCACTGTTTTGGCAAGGAAATTGGCCGCGATATTAAGGATGGAAAATGCACGTGGCCTATCACACAGGCGCTGGTACGGGCGAGTCCGGCGCAGTGGGCGATTCTACAGGATAACTACGGCCGTGACAATCCCATTAAGGTCAAGAAAGTCCTCAACGTTTTGACCGACCTCCAGATTCCACGGATTTACCAGGAGTATGCGAAGACGGCACATGCAACTGTGCAGGAAGAGATCACGCAGATAGGTAGCATGGGTCTGAACAGGGGAATTTTTGATGATTTGGTGGCAGTCATGTATGAGCGTCAGCGATAG